A window of Streptomyces broussonetiae genomic DNA:
GTGAACCTGACTGTACTACGCCCGTAGTGCGTTTACTACAGCCGTAGTGCGACGGGTAGGGTCACCTCATGTCCGTACGCACCCCCAGCGCCTCCCGTGCCGATCGCGTCGCCGACACCGCCCTCGCACTGCTCGCCGAGCGCGGGATGCGCGGGCTGACACACCGCGCCGTGGACGAGGCGGCCGGGCTCCCGCCCGGCTCGACCTCGAACGTGGCCCGCACCCGGCAGGCGCTGCTCGAACTCGCGGTACGGCGGCATGCCGAACGTGAGGCACAACTGCTGGAGCTGACGGAGGTGCCGGGTCCGGGCGCCGGCCCCGACGCGCTCGCCGACGGGCTGGCCCTCGCCGTGCACCGCTGCCTGACCCAGGGCCGCGAGCTGCTGATCGCACGCTACGAACTCGCCCTGGAGGCCACCCGCCGCCCCGAGCTGCGGGCCTTCTACGACCGGACCGGTGCCGTCTTCAAGGAGCAGCTGGCCGCCATGCTCACCGACGCGGGTTCGCCCGACCCGGCCCGGCACGTGCTGTCCCTGGTCGCCTGGGCGGACGGGCTGATGTTCTCGTGCGCGGCGGGTTCGTTCAGCGCCGAGGTGCCGGGCCTGG
This region includes:
- a CDS encoding TetR/AcrR family transcriptional regulator; the encoded protein is MSVRTPSASRADRVADTALALLAERGMRGLTHRAVDEAAGLPPGSTSNVARTRQALLELAVRRHAEREAQLLELTEVPGPGAGPDALADGLALAVHRCLTQGRELLIARYELALEATRRPELRAFYDRTGAVFKEQLAAMLTDAGSPDPARHVLSLVAWADGLMFSCAAGSFSAEVPGLEDIRAGLRELLTGLLGR